In Populus nigra chromosome 1, ddPopNigr1.1, whole genome shotgun sequence, one genomic interval encodes:
- the LOC133691229 gene encoding VQ motif-containing protein 4-like yields the protein MKTSTRFQETKNPSPINSPRSNGSNNGVQIHAPPLTPIPISRSDSNPYPTTFVQADTSTFKQVVQMLTGSTETAKQASSKTTQDPPTTPTQTSRSYNIPPIKNMPKRQQNSFKLYERRNNSFKNSLMINTLLPSFANNCNSSSVTGFSPRNKPEILSPSLLDFPRLTLSPVTPLNEDPFNKSSPSLGNSSEEERAIAEKGFYLHPSPISTPRDSEPQLLSLFPVTSPRVSGSS from the coding sequence ATGAAAACCTCCACAAGATTTCAAGAAACCAAAAACCCATCTCCAATAAACTCTCCTCGTAGCAATGGAAGCAACAATGGGGTCCAGATTCACGCCCCACCACTCACTCCAATACCCATCTCCAGATCTGACTCTAACCCTTACCCAACAACCTTTGTCCAAGCAGACACTTCTACTTTCAAACAAGTTGTCCAAATGCTCACTGGCTCAACAGAAACAGCAAAGCAGGCCTCCTCAAAAACAACCCAAGATCCGCCAACAACTCCAACTCAAACTTCAAGGAGCTACAACATCCCTCCTATCAAGAACATGCCCAAGAGACAACAAAACAGCTTTAAACTTTATGAAAGAAGAAACAACAGCTTCAAAAACAGTCTCATGATCAACACTTTATTGCCTAGTTTTGCAAATAACTGTAACTCTTCATCGGTTACTGGGTTTTCACCAAGAAACAAGCCGGAGATCTTGTCCCCAAGCTTGCTTGACTTCCCTAGACTTACCCTTAGCCCTGTGACTCCACTAAATGAAGACCCTTTTAACAAGAGCTCACCTTCTTTAGGGAATTCATCAGAAGAGGAGAGAGCGATAGCAGAGAAAGGTTTTTACTTGCATCCATCACCTATATCTACTCCAAGAGACTCAGAGCCTCAGTTGTTGTCACTTTTTCCTGTAA